The genomic window CGTTGAGCAAGAGCTGGAAaggcagaagggaaaggaaagggctcagggtggcaggggaggaggcgccgttcccagctgcagcctgggagcagcccccagTTCCAGCACTGGTTCCAATGccctggaaggagcagcagaaaggaaaggaaaggaagcagaggctcccagccaggctctgcaccAGGAGCCCTCCCCATCCCATTTCTCCAACCACGCACCTCAAGGAAGCTCCGGCTCATCTCCAGCTCCCCAGAAGGACAAAGGtgcccccaaaccctcccccctgctccctggACAACAGCAAACCACTTGTttcccagagctgagctctctCGACAGCCTGGGAGAAGCTCCAGGTGTTTGATTTTCCTTTACACTGCAAAGCCCCATGGAAGTGGACTGcacccagagcccagccccaggagggctgctccagcccagcaagggttttccagcagcagcagtgtgcaagcacaggggaggaagggagggagcgAATATCAGCTACACCTGTGCTAATGAAACACCCAGGAGCTGGCGAGAGGCAgtaaaagggaaaagcagaggagggagCTCAGCCTCGTTATGCAACCTCGTTATTTAACGACCACAAGACACCCTATAGGGGCTCTTTGTttgcagagggaaaggagagaaatgcCACCAACATCTGAGTCACTGGTTCACCAAGAGGCTCCCAAGACATTTTCATGTAGAAACTTTTCCAGGTTCACATGGTAATTTGGGAGGACTGGCTAATTCCCCGGCTCCACCCACCGCCCTGTAACACAGCTCCTACTGCTCTTGCATATATAGATAGGTATGGCCCTACACCTGGCTGCACACACCGGAGCCCGGACACAGAGCAATCCTAAACTTTCttcctccctggctgccctccacCTGCTCCCGCCATGAAGAAGGAAATACTAACCCTGGCCTTTGCTCGAGCTGTCTTTGTGGAGTTCCTCTCCACGCTCATCTTCGTCTTCATCGGGCTGGGCTCGGCGCTCAAGTGGCCCTCGGCGCTGCCCAGCATCCTGCAGATCGCGCTGGCCTTCGGGCTGGCCATCGGCACGCTGGTGCAGGCCTTCGGCCACATCAGCGGCGCCCACATCAACCCGGCCGTGACCATCGCCTTCTTCGTGGGCAACCAGATCTCGCTGCCCCGCACGCTGCTCTACATCGTGGCCCAGCTGCTGGGGGCCATCGCCGGCGCCGGGATCCTCTACGGCGTCACCCCCGCCAACACCCGCGGCAACCTGGCCATCAACGAAGTGAGTCCCTGCCCGAAGGCGCTCCCCTCTGCCCTCGGCTCTCCTGCGGCGCCGGCACGGGCAggaggatccctggggatggATCCCTGGGGATGGATCCTCGGTGCTCCGTCCCGCACGCACGCACGGCGGGCTGGGAATGGGacgggagcagagctgggctctgacATGACGGCTTTATTGTGTGGGTGATGAGTGGGATGTTTTTCCCTCCTTTAATGAGGGCTTCCTCTGTCCTGAGGGCCCCGTGAGTCACCCGCACCACTGAGATATTCCCGAGTGCAGCCTCTTCACCTGGGATAGGAgccgtgccagcagcaggggggagggagggagcagagcccagtcAGACCAGTacgggctgggggagcaggagccCACTGGAACCAGTGcactgggggagctggggatggagagggacGGGGAGAGGGGTGGGGAAGACCTGGAGAAGGAGCGAGGGGCAGGGCGGTCTTGAGGGGCCGCtcccaggggaggagggggacagcaggacccTCTGAGATAAGCGGGAATGAGGCACAGCCTGAAACCCtcggggcagtgctgggaaaacACCTGGAATGAGAGCGGGGGAGCCGCAGACAGGTCTGgacccctgggagcagcacagaccTTGCAGAGGGTTTGGTCACTGGGATGAGGAGCTCCAATGCCTCTCATTCCACAGGTTTCACGTCCTAAATGAGGCAGATTTAGATAAAAAATGAGCTGTGGTGGGTTGGGTCACTTTGTCCTTCCTATGCCCAGCGGGGTCGAGTCCCCAAGGCTTTGTGCAGAGTcactgggacacagcagccCATCCCACCCTGACCTTCATCCCAACCCTCAccctccatcccatcccagctgctcctgatcCTCCAGGTGCTCCACAAAGTGCAGGGCAGAAGCCAGGGTGCAACAGCCTGCAAGGATCAAAGACATGCAGGCAAAAAGGGATTTGGTGGGAAAGCACTCAGCATTGTGGAGAGAGATGTggagagcccagggaagggacaggctCAGGGGAGAGACAGATTTtggaaaactgcagagaaagaaagatcatttctttcctttcagagaaggagcagggagctcaggcaggggctgggcaggggccgtgaggggcttCTCACCCAACTCCACCCCTCCAAATCTACCAGCAAAGCACCCGGGAGCCCTCCCGGTGGTGCTGAGCCCCAGAGAGGGTTAATTATTGTCCCTCTCATGGTTCCAGCTCAACTACAACGTAACCCCGGGCCAGGCCCTCGTGGTGGAGATCATCCTCACCTTCCAGCTGGCCACCTGCATCTTCGCGTCCACCGACAACCGGCGCAGCGGCACCGGCTCCCCGGCACTGTCCATCGGCCTCTCCGTCACCGTGGGCCACCTGGTGGGGGTGAGTCCAGGGTcctgtgagcacagagctcCCCCAAACGCCCTCGTGCAGCTggtcctgagggagctgctctggaggagAAAACAGGGAGATCTTGGGGCTGTTTGAGGTCTCACCCCCGGGGGTGAGGGGTcatctgcagctctctgggacagggacaccagcaGGGGCCACTTCAGCCCCAAACGGTGGCTCCGATCTGCTCCGTAACCCGGGGTTCTTTCCACACCTCCAGATTTACTTCACCGGCTGCTCCATGAACCCTGCGCGCTCCTTTGGGCCTGCGGTCGTCACCAGGAGGTTCAGCCCCGTGCACTGGGTgagtgctggtggcactggggacagggacaggtggGGGCCatgtggggacagggcagggatgaCAGGGGTGGGGTTTCAGAGCCCACCCCAGGCAGGAAGGATCAaaaggggctggagaaggagggaggTTTTGCCCCTTGACGCTTAGGGAACAGATAATCCCCCGGCACAGAGCCAGCCAGGGGACAGAAATGAACCCACCCTAGGGTAGGGTGGGTGGGAACAGCCTAAAAACTCATCCACTGCCaccccatgccatgggcagggacacctcccaccagcccaggctgctccaagacccatccagccctgccttggacactgccaggcacAGAAGTCAGCCCTGGCGccctctgagcactgctgctgcatcaTCTGAGGGGCAGGAAGCCCACAGAGAAGCCCAGCTTGGTCTTTCCTCCCACCCAGCACTTCCTGCAAGCTCAGCCCCAGACTCCAGAGCAGCTTTGGCCCTCAGCGGGCACAGGCTGAGGGGGGTTCAGCCCAGGGGGTCTCTGGAACAGGAATTTTCCTCTCTCGGCGTGGCAGGAGATGCGGAGCAGGGATGGGTGGTGgtgccatgggtagggacagAGCGCCAGCCCCGGGAGCTGCTCTCACCGTGTCCCCGTTGCTCTCCAGGTGTTCTGGGTCGGGCCCATCCTCGGGGCTTGCTTGGCCTCCCTGCTCTACTTCTACATCCTGGTGCCCTACTGCATGAACATGTCCGACAGGGTGGCCATCATCAAGGGCACCTACGAGTCCgaggaggagtgggaggagcagcgggaggagaggaagaagagcaTGGAGCTGACCCCGCCGtgagagcagctggaaaagccGCACcgagggaggggaggaagccCCACACGGGCTCAGGTGTGCCCCACAGCCAGGCAACGCCCGCACCCAGCTGCAGACTCTTCTCCCAGCCTTCCCATCCGGGCCCCCGTGGGATGCAGGAAggccaggggctgtgtgtgtgtgtgtgtgtgtgtgtgtgtgtgtgtgaaccCCTGCGTGAGCTCCAGAACCTTCCCCACAAAGCCCCTCCGCCGGGCCCTGGCACCCTcggctccatccctgccctcccggtgcagctctgcagggccccACACCTGCAGGAACCTCACCTGGCCCAGGTGTGGGAACACCTGGGGGCCTCTGGGGGAAGGGGGATAACTGCTTAGGGCAGGGGGGtgcagccacccccagcccaggggctgctcgTAGATGCTCTTTCACCTTTCCTGGTGCTGGGAGTCCTTTTTGTTCCCAAAGAACGAGACTTTTTGGATTCTGTGTTGAGGTCTTTGTATTATAGTTCATTATTTATTGCGAATAAAGgaaagttaagaaaaaaaacaaaacctcgGGTGCAGATCAGCTGAAATCTCGAAGTTTAGGTGGGAAAAAATGAGCTGGAAACTCATCCCAAAGGGTCAGGGAAGCAGCAAGGGCTCAGCCCCCGAGTTCTGTGGGAGCTGGTGGGTTGGGAGGGGAAAGCATTCCCCGTGGGGAGGATAAGTGGGCACTTGTGACgggtggggcagagcagcaggcgCGGGGCAGCGGGGAGTCCACCCCGGGGCTGGAAGGGGCAGGATCCGTCCTTGCAGCGCCTCCAGCCCTTCCCGCACACCAGTCCGGCTCCAGCCGTGCCAGTTCTCCCGGACGGCTCCACGGATGCCCTCGAAAAGTGACCCACAACTCCCCGGCCCCTCGCCCGTGCCAGGCCCACACCTCCACCCGACCTCCTGCTCCGGCCCTGCTCTTCCGGTTCTACCACAaccctctgccagggcagctccggGCCAGGGCACCGCGACAGGGACAGCGCGACAGGGACAGCGCGACAGGGACAGCGCGACAGGGACATTGGGACAGGGACACCGCGACAGGGACACCGCGACAGGGACACCGGGAGAGGGATATTGCAACAGGGACACCGCGACAGGGATATCATGACAGGGACACCGTGACAGGGACACCGCGACAGGAACACCACAACAGGGACACCGCGACAGGGATATCGTGACAGGGACAACACGACAGGGACACCGGGAGAGGGAcaccgggacagggacactgcgACAGGGACACTGcgacagggacactgggacgggcaccaggacagggacaccacgacagggacaccaggacagggacactgcGACAGGGACACCATGACAGGGATATCATGACAGGGATATCACAACAGGGATATCACGacagggacaccgggacagggacaccgggAAAGGGACACCGCAACAGGGACAGCGCGACAGGGATACCGCAACAGGGAACCGcgacagggacactgggacaggggcaccaggacagggacaccatgACAGGGATATcaggacagggacaccgggacagggacaccacGACAGGGACACCATGacagggacaccgggacagggacaccgggacagggataccaggacagggacaccgcAACAGGGATATCACAACAGGGACACCCACCCCGGCCTGGCTCCCTCCCACCCCCTGCCCAGATCCAGCCCCTCCTCCGGCTGCCCAGGGGGGGTTCCCACCACGGGGGTGGGATGCTCTTCCCTGGGGGCTCCCCAATCCCGGGTTCAGCTCAATCCCAACCCGGAGGCTCCCGCAGCCCTGGCCAGGGTGGGTGGGCAGCCTCACCTGGGTTTTGGCACCCCTGGACCTGCTGAGCCTGGGGAGCGGCACCTGCCCTCCCTCAGTTGTCCCCAGAAGGGGCTGGGGAcgtgcaggaggaggaagggaggtaGAAGAGCCCCCAGGGAAATTAAATCCTGCAATCTCCCCCAGCCATCCTCAGGGATGGGCTGAGGACtcccatgcctcagtttccccttctGAAGGATATTCGGCCCCCTTCCCATGGAAAAACACCGGCCCTGGGGAGATTAAAGCATGTCCAGATCCCAGAAACCCCCCTCAGGGGCTGGGGCACGGCAGCTCCCCCAAAACCTGCACTCCCCCAGAGTGCTCCCCCTGCGCCCCAGGACCCTGAGGATGCACCCAAAGGGTGCGTTCAGCCCCCCCAAACTGGGAATCTTGGCCATCCCCCTGATTTTGGAGCCCTGAACCCATCCACCCCCACACCGGAGCAGGAATGGGGCAGTCCCGGTGGGAACTGGggaccaccacagcccccccaggtgtgcccagccCCCATCCTGTGCCTCCAGGTGATCAACACCAGGGGAAGGAGCCCGCGCTGGGTGTGAGCCCTCCCGGGATGAATcagaggctcctgcagctccagctctgtgtcAGCACAAAAACCATCCCGggcccagccctgagcccagctcGGGCACCCTCAGGGGGATTTTGGGTCAGTGGgacccccgggcagggcaggggcagctgagcccagcagggcccctCAGGGGCGCAGAGCCCGGagctccctccccacccagctcccctgggcCCTGAGGATCTGATCCGGGCAGAGGGAGGTGAATTTAATCCAGGCTGGATTTTGACACCCAGCAAACCCCGTGACCTCACCTCAGGGCAGGGCCCAGGTCAGGGCTGGGAAGGACTGAGGTCCTCCCACCTGTCCTCACCTGTCCAGGAATGGGAACAGCAGCGCTTAAAAACAAAGGGAGAATTTATTATTCTAATTTATTGTTACTACTTCTTTAACATTCCAGCTTCTTCAGGCCAACTTGGAGTGAGATTGGgaggctgggaggcagcagagccccactCACCCCCTGAGCAGAAATCGGCTTTTCACAATTGGCTCtgcaaatccatttcccacaaaAATCCACCTTTATTTCAGCAGAAACAACAAGGCCAGGTACAAACCTGTggacctgcagtgctgcactggttttcctgcttctccctAAAAACAGGAGTTTCCTTTCcaccatcccatcccatcccatcccatttcATTCCACTTCCCTAAGCCACACAGCTCCACCACTATTAAAAGGTGAATTACACTTTATTACCAGCTTTTCTTCTCACCCTAATTTAAATGTTTCTCGCCAGCTGAAACCACTCCAAAGACACCTCATTACCATTCCTGGTGGTTTTGCTCTAATTAAGGGTTATTCCCTGAATATGCCCAcgagcagctgctctgctctaaGAAGATTTCACAGATAATTCCTCACTCCTGAGTACCTTTTCCATCCTTGGGTAATCACTGTTCAGCtttaaaaattggatttttttttttttctggagggaGGACAAGCCCAATGATTTTCACAAGTTGCAACAGTCTGGAAATCTCACAGTCTTTACACATCAAAGGGATTTCAGGTCTATTAAATTCTAACTAAGGAAGGTCTCCACCAGATAATTTGAATTCCCTGAACCCCAAGTTTTCTGGACAGGGGAAGGAACCAGGGGCATGAGAAGAAGGAAATTTCAGTGGAAATGGCCCATTTAAGGATTTTTCTATGGAATGCAGGagcttttttgtttctgctcctTGCAGAGAGCAAGGGCCACTCTatccaggagggagcagggacgGAGCTCCACCCTGGGGTCCATCCCTTCCACCCAGCTCCGAATCTTTTGCATCCTGAATTCTTTGCTTGAATCCTCGGgtcctggagagcagagcccgGGTTCACCTGGAAGCTCAGCTCAGCTTGCAGGAAAGATGAGGAGAAAACAAcccaggaattcccagagagggagaaaagcacCACAGAGGGGCTTGAATCCCACCTGGGAAATCCGAGCAGCCCAGGAAGcgcctccctgctccaggaggaaATCCAGGGCTGATCTGGAGTGCCCCGAGCAGGCAGAGAGCAACTCAGGAGCACCACGAAGGAGCTGACCCGGGAGAGAGAACGGAGAACAGAACCCAGAACAGAACCCAGAACAGAACCCAGAACCCAGAACAGAACCCAGAACCCAGAACAGAACCCAGAACCCAGGTCACAGAACAGAACCCAGAACCCAGAACAGAACACAGAGCAGAACCCAGAACACAGAACAGAGAACAGAACCTGGGACACAGAACAGAACCCAGGACAGAGAACAGAACCCAGAACCCAGAACAGAACCCAGAACAGAACCCAGAACCCAGAATGCAGAACAGGACTCAgaataaaaaccacagaacaAAGAATCCAGAACAGAGCTTGAGGCTCCACACCAGGACACTATTCCTGCAAATACTGACATTTCCAGAGCATTTCCAGAACATTTTCAGGGCATTTCCAAAACATTTCCAGAGCATTTCCAGGGTTGAAATGCCGCCGGAGAGGAGCgagctgtgcccaggagcagagcctggcccgGGTGTTTGCATTAGTCACGGCACAGGCTGTGTCAGCACTCACCTCCTCCGAAGCCTTCCTCCTCCTACTCAACCCCTTTCCAGCCTGTGGTGCCATGAGATCCCTCGTTAGGAgccaaggagcagctcccaggccaCCGAGGGCCAACAGCCACCCTTGGTGCTGTCACCGTGGCCAGGAGCGCGGCCTCTGCccgagcagcagctcctggagcttgTGCTTGGCTCCCTGGCCCAGCTCACGGGGATTTGGGGGTCCAAgccatatatatatttatttcagcagagagaaaactAATTCATTCTTTAGATCTGCCAGTCAGAG from Prinia subflava isolate CZ2003 ecotype Zambia unplaced genomic scaffold, Cam_Psub_1.2 scaffold_52_NEW, whole genome shotgun sequence includes these protein-coding regions:
- the AQP5 gene encoding aquaporin-5 → MKKEILTLAFARAVFVEFLSTLIFVFIGLGSALKWPSALPSILQIALAFGLAIGTLVQAFGHISGAHINPAVTIAFFVGNQISLPRTLLYIVAQLLGAIAGAGILYGVTPANTRGNLAINELNYNVTPGQALVVEIILTFQLATCIFASTDNRRSGTGSPALSIGLSVTVGHLVGIYFTGCSMNPARSFGPAVVTRRFSPVHWVFWVGPILGACLASLLYFYILVPYCMNMSDRVAIIKGTYESEEEWEEQREERKKSMELTPP